Part of the Sphingomonas morindae genome, TCATGCCGGATCGCGTACCAGTGCCTCGGTGGCGGCGGGCACATAGCCCGGATTGATGAGGTGATAGATGGCCAGCGCCAGCAGATAGGCGATGCCGCAAAAGGCGAAGATCGGCGTGTAGCTGCTGACGGTGCCGAGCACCCAGCCCGCATATTTCGCCATCAGCATGCCGCCCGCCGCGCCGGCGAAGCCGCCCAGCCCGACGATCGAGCCCTGCGCCCAGCGCGGGAAGAGATCGGCCGGCATGGCGAAGAGGTTGGAGGAAAAGCCCTGGTGACCGGCGCAGGCGAGGCCGATCAGCGCCACCGCGACCCAGAGATTGGGCGCCTGCACCGCGAACATCACCGGCACCACCAGCAGCGCGCAGCCCAGCATGGCGCGCTTGCGGGCGCGGTTGGGGCTCACCCCGCGCGCCAGCATGCGCGAGGAGGCGAGCCCGCCCAGCACCGATCCGATGTCCGCGAGCAGATAGACCGCGATCAGCGGCGGCCCAAAGCCCTTGAGATCCACGCCATAGCGTTTGGAGAGGAAGTCCGGCAGCCAGAACAGGAACATCCACCAGACGGGATCGATCAGGAAACGCCCCAGCACATAGGCCCAGGTCTGGCGGAGGCGGAACAGGCGCAGATAGGGGATGGGGCGCTGCGTGATCGGCGGATCGCTCTCGATATAGGCGATCTCGGCGGCGCCGATCGCGGGATGCGCGCGCGGCCGGCGATAGAAGCCGAGCCACGCCACCAGCCATACGATGTTGATCGCGCCGGTGATCCAGAAGGCCGCGCGCCAGCCGAGCGCGAGCGCGATCGCCGGCACCAGCAACGGGGTGACGATCGCGCCGACATTGGCGCCGGCGTTGAAGATGCCGATGGCGAGCGCGCGCTCGCGCTGCGGAAACCATTCCGAGGCGGCGGCGAGCGCGGCGGGATAGGTGCCGCTCTCGCCAAGCGCGAGCGGCAGCCGCGCCAGCACGAAGCCGGCGGTGGAGGTGACGAAGGACTGGCAGAGATGCCCCAGCGTCCAAACCGCCATCGCCAGCGCATAGCCGGCGCGCGCGCCGATGCGGTCGATCAGCCGGCCGAACAGCAGGAAGCCGATGCCATAGGCGGCCTGGAACCAGAAGGCGACATCGCCATAGCCGCTTTCGGTCCAGCCATATTCGGCCTGCAGGCTGGGCTTGAGCACCGACAGCACCAGCCGGTCGACATAGCTCAGCACGACGGCGAGGAAGATCAGCGCGCAGATGATCCAGCGGATCCGGCCGGCGGGGCGGGGCGGGGTCACCAGCTCCACAGCGTGCCGTCCTCGAGCCGGGCGACCGGCAGATAGGCACGTTTATAGGGATAGGTGGCGGCCTGCGCCTCGTCGATATCGACGCCGAGGCCGGGCGCCTCGCCCGGGTGCATCTGCCCCGCCTCGAAGCGATAGGCGTGCGGGAAGACGCGGTCGGTCTCGTCCGTCTGCGCCATATATTCCTGGATGCCGAAATTAGGCACCGAGAGATCGAAATGCAGCGCCGCCGCCATCGCCACCGGCGAGAGATCGGTGGCGCCGTGGCAGCCGGTGCGGACCTGATAGAGATCGGCGAGCGCGGCGATGCGACGCAAATGGGTGAGGCCGCCGGCATGGGTGACCGTCGCCCGGATATAGTCGATGAGCTGGTTCTCGATCAGCGTCTTGGCATCCCAGATCGCGTTGAACACCTCGCCCACCGCCAATGGCGTGGTACTGTGCTGGCGGATCAGGCGAAAGCCGTCCTGATTTTCGGCCGGCGTCGCGTCCTCGATCCAGAAGGGCCGATAGGGTTCGAGATCCTTGGCGAGCCGCGCCGCCTCGATCGGGGTGAGGCGGTGATGGACATCGTGGAGCAGATGCACGTCCGGGCCCAGCGCCTCGCGCGCGGCGGCGAAGAGCGGCGGCACGATGCGCAGATATTTCTCGGTGGACCAGATCGTCTCGGTCGGCAGATCGCTGTCCGCCGGTTCGTAGCGGTCGCGCCGCTTGGAGACGCCATAGGTGCCCGCCATGCCCGGCACGCCGCATTGCAGCCGCACCGCCTTATAGCCTTGGTCGATATAGCCGCGCGCCGCCGCGATGGTGTCGTCGATGCCGACGCCATTGGCATGGCCATAGACCATCACCGCCTCGCGGCTGGCGCCGCCGAGCAGCTGATAGACCGGCAGGCCCGCGATCTTGCCCTTGATGTCCCACAGGGCCATGTCGACGGCGGCGATCGCGCTCATCGTCACCGGGCCGCGCCGCCAATAGGCACCCTTGTAGAGGAACTGCCAGATATCCTCGATCCGGTGCGCGTCGCGGCCGATCAGGCAGGGCACGACGTGCTCGGAGAGATAGGCCGCCACCGCCAGTTCGCGGCCGTTGAGCGTGGCGTCGCCCACGCCATGGACGCCGGCGTCGGTCTCGATCTTGAGCGTCACGAAGTTGCGGCCGGGGCAGGTGACGATCACCCGGGCATCGGTGATTCGGGGCATGGCGGCGCCGCTCAGCCGCGCGCGCGGCGCAAAAGGGCCGTGCGTCTTGAACCAAAATGCATGATCGTCTCCTCGCCTGCCTCGCCACCGGTCGACCGGTTGTATCTGATAGCGCTACCATGATAGCAGCGGGCCGGGCTTGTCAACGGCCGCCGGCAAAAGCGGGCCCGTTATCGCCGACGCCTCGGAAGGGCGCGGCAAGGGAAGAGGGGATGCACATGGGCTTGAGGCTTTGGCGCTGGGCGATGATGGTGGCGCTCGCATCCGCGCCGCTCGGCGCCGCGCGCGCCGATGATGGCTATGATCTGTGGCTGCGCTATCGCCCCGTCGCCGCGCCGGCGCGCGCGGCGCTGGCGGCGCAGGCGCGAAGCCTCGTCATCCCCGGCCGTTCCGCGACGCTGGATGCCGCCGCGGCCGAGCTGCGGCGCGGCCTGGGCGGCATGGCGGGCGTCGCGCCGCCGGCCGCCGCCACGCTCGCCCCCGGCGCGATCCTGCTCGCCCGCCCGGCCGAGGCGCGCCGGCTCGGCGTGGCGGTCGCGGATGCGCCCGAGCTTGGCCGCGAGGGCTTTCGGCTGCGTGGCATGGCGTGGCGCGGCGGCCGGATCACGCTGGTTCTCGCCAATAGCGACCTGGGCCTGCTCTATGGCGCCTTCCGCCTGCTCGAGCGGATCGAGGCGGGCGAGCGGCCGGACCGGATCGATTTCGCCACCGCCCCGCATTTGGCGCTGCGCATGCTCGACCATTGGGACAATCTGGATGGCGGGGTGGAGCGCGGCTATGCGGGCCATTCGATCTGGGACTGGTGGCACCTGCCGGATCGCGCCGATCCGCGCTACACCGATTATGCGCGCGCCAACGCCTCGATCGGCATCAACGGCACCGTGCTCAACAATGTCAATGCGAGCGCCGAGTCGCTGAGCCCGCGCTACATCGCCAAGGCGGCGGCGCTGGCGGATATTTTCCGTCCCTATGGCATCAAGGTCTATCTCTCGGCGCGCTTCTCGGCGCCGATCGAGCTGGGCGGATTGAAGACGGCGGATCCGCTCGATCCCGGCGTGCGCGCCTGGTGGCGGGCCAAGGCGGACGAGATTTACCGCGCCATTCCCGATTTCGGCGGCTTCCTCGTCAAGGCCAATTCGGAAGGCCAGCCCGGACCGCAGGATTATCACCGCAGCCATGCCGAGGGCGCCGCCGCGCTGGCGGACGCGGTCCGCCCGCATGGCGGCGTGATCCTCTACCGCGCCTTTGTCTATGCGCACGACAATCCCGAGGACCGCGCCAAACAGGCCTATGACGATTTCAAGCCGCTGGATGGCCGGTTCGCGGACAATGTCATCGTCCAGGTGAAGAACGGCCCGATCGATTTCCAGCCGCGCGAGCCCTTCCATCCGCTGTTCGGCGCCATGCTGCGCACGCCGTTGATGATGGAAGTGCAGATCACCAAGGAATATCTCGGCTTCGCCACCCATCTCGTCTATCTCGGCCCGCTCTTCGAGGAAGTGCTGAGAAGCGATACCAGCGGCGCCGGCGGCCCAAGCGTGGCGCAGGTGCTGGAGCGCGGCGCCGGCCGCCCGGGGCTTGGCGGCATGGCTGGGGTTGCCAATATCGGCGACGACCGCAACTGGTCGGGCTCGATCTTCGATCAGGCCAATTGGTTCGCCTTTGGCCGGCTCGCCTGGGATCCGGAGGCCAGTTCGGAGGCGATCGCGCGCGAATGGACCGCGATCAGCTTCACGCCCGATCCGCGCTTCGTGACGCCGGTGGTGGCGATGATGATGGGCTCGCGCGAGGCGGCGGTGAACTATATGACGCCGCTCGGCCTCGCCCATCAGATGGCGACGGGCCATCATTACGGTCCGGGCCCCTGGGTCCATGATCTCGCCCGGCCCGAATGGAACCCCACTTATTACGCCCGCGCCGATGCCGATGGGATCGGCTTTGATCGCACCGCGACGGGTAGCAACGCCATCGCCCAATATGCGCCCGATCTCGCGCGCCGCCTCGCCGATCCGCGCACCACGCCCGAGGCGCTGCTGCTCTGGTTCCACCATCTCCCCTGGAGCTATCGCCTCGCCGATGGCGAAACCTTGTGGGAGGGGCTGGTGCGCCACTATGATCGCGGGGTCGCCAGCGTGGCGGCGATGCGCCGGCAATGGGCGGCGCTCGCCCCCTATGTCGATCCCGAACGCTTCGCGCTGACCGAGACCTATCTTGCCATCCAGCAGCGCGAGGCGCAGTGGTGGCGCGATGCGAGCATCGCCTATTGGCGCTCGGTTTCGCACCGCCCGCTGCCGGCAAATGTCGCGCCGCCCGCGCATGATCTTGATTATTATGAATCGCTCCGCTTTCCTTACGCACCCGGTCACATATGAAGGCGATGCGCTCCAAACCCCCAAGACGCCCCAGCGGCGCGCCCACCCTCAGCGATGTCGCGCGCGCCGCGGGCGTGTCCGCGATGACGGTGTCGCGCGTCATCAACCGGGAGGACAATGTCCGCGCCGCCACGCGCGATGCGGTGCAGGCGGCGATCGAGGCGCTCGGCTATATGCCCAACGCCGCCGCGCGCTCGCTGGCCGGCGCCAGCCAGATCCGGCTCGGCCTTTTGTTCAGCAATCCCAGCGCCTCCTATCTCAACGCGCTGCTCGTCGGCGGCCTGGATCAGGCGAGCCGCGCCGATGTCCAGCTCGTCGTCGAGAAATGCGAGCCCGGCGTGCATGAGGGGGAGGTGGCGCGGCGGCTGCTGTCCTCGGGCATCGAAGGGCTGATCCTGCCGCCGCCGCTGTGCGACAGCCCGCGCATCCTCGACGTGCTGGCCGCGCAGGACGGGCTGGCGGTGGGCATTGGCAGCGCCGGCACCGCGCCGCATTTCTCCACCGTGGGCATCGACAGTTTCGAGGCCGCGCGCGCGATGACGGCGCATATCGTCGCGCTCGGCCATCGCCGCATCGGCTTCATCCGCGGCAATCCCGCGCAGACCGCGAGCGCGCGCGGCCTGGCCGGCTATCGGGAGGCGCTGGCGGCGGCCGGCATCGCCTTCGAGCCCGAGCTGGTGGCGCAGGGCCTGTTCACCTACCGCTCGGGGCTGGATGCGGCGGAGCAGCTGCTCGACAGCGCCAATCCGCCCTCGGCGATCTTCGCCAGCAACGACGATATGGCCGCCGCCACGGTGGCGGTCGCGCACCGGCGCGGGCTCGATGTGCCCGGCGATCTCACCGTCTGCGGCTTCGACGACACCGCGCTCGCCACCACCATCTGGCCCGAACTCACCACCATCCGGCAGCCGATCGGCGATATGTCGCGCGCGGCGGTGGATCTGCTGCTGGCGGCGGTGCGGCGGCGGCGCGCCGGCGAGGCGCCCGAAGCCCAGCATCTCGTGCTCGAGCACGAACTGATCCGCCGGCAGAGCGACGCCGCACCGCGTCGCCGCCCGCCGGCGCGCGGCTGAAGTCCGGCTCAGCCCCGGGCGGCGATGATGATGATCTCCACCTTATAGTCCGGGCTCGCGAGCCGCGCCTCGCCCGTGGCGCGCGCGGGCGGCGCGACATCGGCGATCCAGGCGTCCCACACGCCGTTCATCTCCTCGAAGTCCGCCATGTCCGCCAGCCAGATCGTGGCCATCAGCAGCTGCGCCTTGCTGCTTCCCGCCTGGGCGAGCAGCGCCTCCACCTCGGCGAGCGCGGTGCGCGTCTGCTCGGCCACGCTCTCGCCCGGCGCGCCGACCTGGCCGGCGAGATAGATGGTATCGCCATGGATCACGGCCTGGCTCATGCGCGGGCCGGGTTCGATGCGGGTGATGGTCATGCGGAGGCGCTCCGATAGCGGCTGAGGGCGAGATCGTCGGCCTCGATCGCCGGCGCGCGGCCGGAGATGAGGTCGGCGATGACATGCCCCGAACCGCAGGCCATGGTCCAGCCGAGCGTGCCATGGCCGGTGTTGAGGAACAGGTTGGAAAGCGGCGTCGCCCCGATCACGGGGGTGCTGTCGGGCGTCATCGGCCGCAGCCCGCTCCAGAAGCGCGCCTGCTCGAGATCGCCCGCGCCGGGAAAGAGCGTGCCCACCGATTTCTCCAGCGTGCGCCGCCGCGCCTCGGGCAGATCCTTGGTGAAGCCGCTGATCTCCGCCATGCCGCCGACCCGGATGCGATCGCCCAGCCGCGTGATCGCCACCTTGTAGCTCTCGTCGAGCAGCGTCGAGACGGGCGCGCGCGCGGGATCGGTGATCGGCACGGTGATCGAATAGCCCTTCACCGGATAGACCGGCAGGCGCAGCCCCAGCGGCGCCAGCAGCGCGGGCGAATAGCTGCCCGCCGCCACCAGATAGGCATCGGCCAGCACATCGCCCTGATCGGTATCGATCCGGCTGATCCGGCCGCCGCTGCGCACCAGCCGCTTCACCGTGCGGCCCATCAGGAAGGTCACGCCTCGCGCCGCCGCCATGGCCGCGAGCGCCTGGGTGAATTTGAAACAATCCCCGGTCTCGTCGTGCGGCAGGCGCAGGCCGCCGGCAAAGGCCACGTTGCTGGCGCGCAGCCCCGGCTCGGCGGCAAGGCAGCCATCATGGTCGAGCAGCTCGAACGGCACGCCGTCCGCCTTGAGCACCTCGATATCCTTGGCCACGCCGTCCATCTGCTTGGCCTCGCGGAACAGCTGCAGCGTGCCCTGGCTGCGCTCGTCATAGGCGATGCCGGTGGCGCCGCGCAGCTCCACCAGCCGGTCGCGGCTGAACTCCGCCAGCCGCACCATGCGCCGCTTGTTCACCGCATAGCGCTCGGCCGTGCAGTTGCGCAGCATCGCCGCCAGCCAGCGGAGCATCGCCAGATCGGCGCGCGGCTTGACGATCAGCGGCGCATCGTCCTGGAACATCCAGCGCAGCGCCTTGAGCGGAATGCCCGGCGCCGCCCAGGGCGAGGCATAGCCGGGCGAGATCTCGCCGGCATTGGCGAAGCTCGTCTCGAGCGCCGGCTCGGCCTGGCGATCGATGACCACCACCTCATGGCCCGCCTCGGCGAGATACCAGGCGGAGGTGACGCCGATCACCCCGCTGCCGATGATCGCCACCTTCATGCCGCAACGCATCCTTCTCTGGCGGCGCGGACCGGCTGATAGATCCGCGCGTAACGCGACCCGAGCTGGGTCAGAATTTCATAGGCGATCGTGCCCGCCTCGGCGGCGACCTGATCGATGCCCTGATGCGGGCCGAGCAGCTCCACCGGCGCGCCCGGCGCGAGCGCCGCCTCGGGTACGTCGGTGACGTCGAGCGTGATGCTGTCCATCGACACGCGGCCGGCGATCGGCGCGCGCGTGCCCGCGATGAAGGCCGCGCCGCGATTGCTGAGATGGCGGGGCCAGCCATCGGCATAGCCGACCGCGATCGTGGCGATGCGGCGCGCATGGTCCGCCACCGAGGTCAGGCCATAGCCGACGCCCGCTCCGGCGGGCACGTCACGCACCTGCACGATCCGCGCGGTGAGCGAGACCACCGGCCGCATCGGATTGGCCTCGCCAAAGGTCGGCGCGCCGCCATAGAGCGCGATCCCCGGCCGGACCAGATCGAGATGATCGCCGCGCGGGAGGAAGGCGCCGCCCGAATTGTCGAGCGAGCGCGGCACCCCCGGCCACGCCGCCGCGCGCGCCTGGAAGGCGCGCCACTGCGCCGCGTTCGCCGCCACGTCGCCCTCGTCCGCGCAGGCGAGATGGCTCATCACCAGCGTCAGCTCGATATCGGCCAGCGCCGCCGGATCGGCCGCGAGGCGCGCCGCATCCTCGGGCGCGAGGCCGAGCCGCGCCATGCCGCTGTCCAGTTGCAGCGCCGCCCTCAGCCGCGCGCCGCGCGCGCGCGCCGTCTCCGCCCAGCGCGCGATCTGGTCGGGCGCATTGAGCACGGGAATGGCGCCGATCTCCGCGCAGCAGGGCTCGGCGCCGGGCTGCAGCCCGTTGAGCACATAGAGCGCCGCATCCTGCGCCAGGCTCGGCCGCAGCACCACCGCTTCGCCGAGCTGCGCGACGAAGAAATGGCGGCAGCCGGCGTCGTAGAGCGCGCGCGAAACCGGCTCGGCGCCCAGGCCATAGCCGTTCGCCTTCACCACCGCGGCCACCCGCGCGGGGGCCGTGCGCGCCTCGATGCGGCGATAATTGTCGACCAGCGCGTCGAGATCGATGCGCAGCGTGGCGCCGGCGATCAGCGCGGGATCGAAATGCGTCATGCGGCTCTCCTTGTCCGCACGTTAGCAGCCCGGAGATTGCATGAGCGGCCTCATCGCGCAACAATGTGCGAATGCCGAACGCTCCACGCAAGCCTGTGCGTCTCTCCATGGCGATCGCACGATGACGCTCGACGATCGCGACCGCGCGCTCCTGCGCCTGTTACGGCTCGATGCGCGCCAGCCCAATGCCGCGCTCGCCGCCGCCGTGGGCCTGTCGCCCTCGGCCTGTCTGCGTCGGGTCAAGCTGCTCGAGGATCGCGGCGTGATCCGCGGCTATACCGTCGTCACGGGCGGCGCGGAGGAGGGCGAGCTTGTCCACATTCTCGTCCAGGTCACGCTCGAGCGGCAGACCGAGGAGTGTCTCGGCCGCTTCGAGGCGGCGGTGCGCGCCCATCCGGAAATCCGCGAATGTTTCCTGATGACGGGCGCGGCCGATTACTGGCTGCGCGTCTCGGTCGCAACGGCGGCGGAGTATGAGGTGCTGCACACCGAGGTGCTGTCGCGCCTTCCGGGCGTGATGCGCATCCACTCCAGCTTCGCGCTGCGCGACGCGCTGCGGCCGCGCCGCCGGCGCTGATCCGGCTCAGTCGATCAGCCGCGCGCGGTCATCGTCCAGCGCCAGCCGCAGCACCGGCGCGGCGGTGCCGGCAAAGGCGGCGCGGGCCTCTTCCACGGTCGCGGGCGGGGCGGCGAGGCCGATCAGATCGGCGAAGCCCCACACGCTGAGATCGGGCAGCACCTGCCAGCTATAGGCCTGGAAGGGCGCCGCCTCGGGATTGCCGAAGACGAGGCCGCTGCCGTTGATCGGGCGCCACGGCCCGGTGATGCTCTCGCCCACCAGCCCGTAGAGCCCGGTCGGACCGATCGGGCCGCCCTCGGCGAACACCTTGGCCTGGGTGGACCAGAAGAGATAGGTCCGGCCCTGGTGCACCAGCGCGTGCGGCCGCTCCAGCTCATTGTTGAGGCCGACCGCGCTGACGATCGGCGGATCGAGCCGCCAGCCGCCCTCCACCTGCGTGCCGAGCCCGATCACCCCGTTCCACGGCGAATCGACCCGCGCGCTGGAGCCGGCGAACAGCAGATAGTCGGTGCCCGTCGCGGGATCGCGGAAGAGATAGGGATCGCGAAAGGCCTTGATCGTGCCGACGCCGCCGCCGCCTTGCAGATCCACGACATAGTCGATCCCG contains:
- a CDS encoding MFS transporter, whose amino-acid sequence is MVTPPRPAGRIRWIICALIFLAVVLSYVDRLVLSVLKPSLQAEYGWTESGYGDVAFWFQAAYGIGFLLFGRLIDRIGARAGYALAMAVWTLGHLCQSFVTSTAGFVLARLPLALGESGTYPAALAAASEWFPQRERALAIGIFNAGANVGAIVTPLLVPAIALALGWRAAFWITGAINIVWLVAWLGFYRRPRAHPAIGAAEIAYIESDPPITQRPIPYLRLFRLRQTWAYVLGRFLIDPVWWMFLFWLPDFLSKRYGVDLKGFGPPLIAVYLLADIGSVLGGLASSRMLARGVSPNRARKRAMLGCALLVVPVMFAVQAPNLWVAVALIGLACAGHQGFSSNLFAMPADLFPRWAQGSIVGLGGFAGAAGGMLMAKYAGWVLGTVSSYTPIFAFCGIAYLLALAIYHLINPGYVPAATEALVRDPA
- the manD gene encoding D-mannonate dehydratase ManD; amino-acid sequence: MPRITDARVIVTCPGRNFVTLKIETDAGVHGVGDATLNGRELAVAAYLSEHVVPCLIGRDAHRIEDIWQFLYKGAYWRRGPVTMSAIAAVDMALWDIKGKIAGLPVYQLLGGASREAVMVYGHANGVGIDDTIAAARGYIDQGYKAVRLQCGVPGMAGTYGVSKRRDRYEPADSDLPTETIWSTEKYLRIVPPLFAAAREALGPDVHLLHDVHHRLTPIEAARLAKDLEPYRPFWIEDATPAENQDGFRLIRQHSTTPLAVGEVFNAIWDAKTLIENQLIDYIRATVTHAGGLTHLRRIAALADLYQVRTGCHGATDLSPVAMAAALHFDLSVPNFGIQEYMAQTDETDRVFPHAYRFEAGQMHPGEAPGLGVDIDEAQAATYPYKRAYLPVARLEDGTLWSW
- a CDS encoding alpha-glucuronidase family glycosyl hydrolase produces the protein MGLRLWRWAMMVALASAPLGAARADDGYDLWLRYRPVAAPARAALAAQARSLVIPGRSATLDAAAAELRRGLGGMAGVAPPAAATLAPGAILLARPAEARRLGVAVADAPELGREGFRLRGMAWRGGRITLVLANSDLGLLYGAFRLLERIEAGERPDRIDFATAPHLALRMLDHWDNLDGGVERGYAGHSIWDWWHLPDRADPRYTDYARANASIGINGTVLNNVNASAESLSPRYIAKAAALADIFRPYGIKVYLSARFSAPIELGGLKTADPLDPGVRAWWRAKADEIYRAIPDFGGFLVKANSEGQPGPQDYHRSHAEGAAALADAVRPHGGVILYRAFVYAHDNPEDRAKQAYDDFKPLDGRFADNVIVQVKNGPIDFQPREPFHPLFGAMLRTPLMMEVQITKEYLGFATHLVYLGPLFEEVLRSDTSGAGGPSVAQVLERGAGRPGLGGMAGVANIGDDRNWSGSIFDQANWFAFGRLAWDPEASSEAIAREWTAISFTPDPRFVTPVVAMMMGSREAAVNYMTPLGLAHQMATGHHYGPGPWVHDLARPEWNPTYYARADADGIGFDRTATGSNAIAQYAPDLARRLADPRTTPEALLLWFHHLPWSYRLADGETLWEGLVRHYDRGVASVAAMRRQWAALAPYVDPERFALTETYLAIQQREAQWWRDASIAYWRSVSHRPLPANVAPPAHDLDYYESLRFPYAPGHI
- a CDS encoding LacI family DNA-binding transcriptional regulator — encoded protein: MRSKPPRRPSGAPTLSDVARAAGVSAMTVSRVINREDNVRAATRDAVQAAIEALGYMPNAAARSLAGASQIRLGLLFSNPSASYLNALLVGGLDQASRADVQLVVEKCEPGVHEGEVARRLLSSGIEGLILPPPLCDSPRILDVLAAQDGLAVGIGSAGTAPHFSTVGIDSFEAARAMTAHIVALGHRRIGFIRGNPAQTASARGLAGYREALAAAGIAFEPELVAQGLFTYRSGLDAAEQLLDSANPPSAIFASNDDMAAATVAVAHRRGLDVPGDLTVCGFDDTALATTIWPELTTIRQPIGDMSRAAVDLLLAAVRRRRAGEAPEAQHLVLEHELIRRQSDAAPRRRPPARG
- a CDS encoding RidA family protein yields the protein MTITRIEPGPRMSQAVIHGDTIYLAGQVGAPGESVAEQTRTALAEVEALLAQAGSSKAQLLMATIWLADMADFEEMNGVWDAWIADVAPPARATGEARLASPDYKVEIIIIAARG
- a CDS encoding D-amino acid dehydrogenase is translated as MKVAIIGSGVIGVTSAWYLAEAGHEVVVIDRQAEPALETSFANAGEISPGYASPWAAPGIPLKALRWMFQDDAPLIVKPRADLAMLRWLAAMLRNCTAERYAVNKRRMVRLAEFSRDRLVELRGATGIAYDERSQGTLQLFREAKQMDGVAKDIEVLKADGVPFELLDHDGCLAAEPGLRASNVAFAGGLRLPHDETGDCFKFTQALAAMAAARGVTFLMGRTVKRLVRSGGRISRIDTDQGDVLADAYLVAAGSYSPALLAPLGLRLPVYPVKGYSITVPITDPARAPVSTLLDESYKVAITRLGDRIRVGGMAEISGFTKDLPEARRRTLEKSVGTLFPGAGDLEQARFWSGLRPMTPDSTPVIGATPLSNLFLNTGHGTLGWTMACGSGHVIADLISGRAPAIEADDLALSRYRSASA
- the alr gene encoding alanine racemase; translation: MTHFDPALIAGATLRIDLDALVDNYRRIEARTAPARVAAVVKANGYGLGAEPVSRALYDAGCRHFFVAQLGEAVVLRPSLAQDAALYVLNGLQPGAEPCCAEIGAIPVLNAPDQIARWAETARARGARLRAALQLDSGMARLGLAPEDAARLAADPAALADIELTLVMSHLACADEGDVAANAAQWRAFQARAAAWPGVPRSLDNSGGAFLPRGDHLDLVRPGIALYGGAPTFGEANPMRPVVSLTARIVQVRDVPAGAGVGYGLTSVADHARRIATIAVGYADGWPRHLSNRGAAFIAGTRAPIAGRVSMDSITLDVTDVPEAALAPGAPVELLGPHQGIDQVAAEAGTIAYEILTQLGSRYARIYQPVRAAREGCVAA
- a CDS encoding Lrp/AsnC family transcriptional regulator is translated as MSGLIAQQCANAERSTQACASLHGDRTMTLDDRDRALLRLLRLDARQPNAALAAAVGLSPSACLRRVKLLEDRGVIRGYTVVTGGAEEGELVHILVQVTLERQTEECLGRFEAAVRAHPEIRECFLMTGAADYWLRVSVATAAEYEVLHTEVLSRLPGVMRIHSSFALRDALRPRRRR
- a CDS encoding glycoside hydrolase family 68 protein, with translation MSLFHWTPDHVARIATTPHPRAPLIAPGAVARALPGLDMWDHWPVLEEDGGFAEIAGGLLVITLAASILPDPESRHGLARLQLLHRTAEGAWRDLGPLLPQGFSPGSREWSGCAVVDPTHRRLTLHFTAAGRRDEAVLGFEQRLFVTEARLSLVDGVPRLEGWTSPEETLRPDGIDYVVDLQGGGGVGTIKAFRDPYLFRDPATGTDYLLFAGSSARVDSPWNGVIGLGTQVEGGWRLDPPIVSAVGLNNELERPHALVHQGRTYLFWSTQAKVFAEGGPIGPTGLYGLVGESITGPWRPINGSGLVFGNPEAAPFQAYSWQVLPDLSVWGFADLIGLAAPPATVEEARAAFAGTAAPVLRLALDDDRARLID